A region from the Halomarina litorea genome encodes:
- a CDS encoding DUF2182 domain-containing protein, which translates to MELPRYAGRVRTTGVDGTALVAVAVYLVVALAWDAMVFRWLPMPGADGSSMSMDMAAPGVPEAMATGSGATGWALYLLMWGVMMIAMMYPSSVPLVRLYYRTLTGVSTRAKSLRVGAFLGTYTLVWTATGLVPLAANRVVPITAVGGSEVLLGGTLLLLAGYQLSSYKDRCLRHCRLPLGYLMQHHRPGVRGASRMGLEHAWFCLGCCWALFAFMVVVGTMNLVWMVLITAVLSLERTVSWGDTLARGVGVAAGVAGCAVLFATLLGG; encoded by the coding sequence ATGGAACTCCCACGATACGCCGGCCGCGTCCGCACGACGGGCGTCGACGGGACCGCACTCGTCGCGGTCGCCGTCTACCTCGTCGTGGCGCTCGCGTGGGACGCGATGGTGTTCCGGTGGCTCCCGATGCCCGGCGCGGACGGGTCGTCGATGTCGATGGACATGGCCGCCCCCGGCGTCCCCGAGGCGATGGCTACGGGCAGCGGCGCGACCGGGTGGGCGCTCTACCTCCTGATGTGGGGCGTGATGATGATCGCGATGATGTACCCGTCGTCGGTGCCGCTGGTCCGCCTGTACTACCGCACGCTGACCGGCGTCTCGACCCGAGCGAAGTCCCTGCGGGTCGGCGCGTTCCTCGGGACCTACACGCTCGTCTGGACGGCGACGGGGCTGGTCCCACTGGCGGCCAACCGGGTCGTGCCGATAACTGCCGTGGGCGGAAGCGAGGTACTCCTCGGGGGGACCCTGTTGCTCCTCGCGGGCTACCAGCTCTCGTCGTACAAGGACCGCTGCCTGCGCCACTGTCGGCTCCCGCTCGGGTACCTGATGCAGCACCACCGGCCGGGGGTCCGCGGCGCGAGTCGGATGGGACTCGAACACGCCTGGTTCTGCCTCGGGTGTTGCTGGGCGCTGTTCGCGTTCATGGTCGTCGTCGGGACGATGAACCTCGTCTGGATGGTGCTCATCACCGCCGTCCTCTCGCTCGAACGGACCGTGAGCTGGGGTGACACGCTGGCGAGGGGCGTCGGCGTCGCCGCGGGCGTGGCGGGGTGCGCCGTCCTCTTCGCGACGCTACTCGGCGGGTGA
- a CDS encoding NRAMP family divalent metal transporter, which produces MTLPNRLRHGFDAMGPSWLAGAIAAGPATMASLLTAGAGYGYALLWVVVLSALFGTLTQYLAARLGLLTERGIVGVVEDHLGDAWAWLLVLDVVLVAGIAQLVIMKGLAQVTADLTGVDVVPAGIAWAVLLAVGLAGGGYRAAELGAKLVVGGVVLAFVASLFVVPIDAGGAAGGLVPTLPAGSELVVAGVLGGAVHITLITMHSYAMRARGWTRRDHDAATADVVGSMGIAFGLYSVAIFLVAASVLSDPAIGRLGAAHALEPVAGPLAERLFLFGLLGAAVSTLGGNTVVPPSLLVDKLGWGTDVDDPKYRGLVATTALLSAAGVFVGGAFFGQLVFVLALGLVGTVFALAVVLSLLNDPRAVPETNGPLLNAAGGLVFAVVTVVVLAQLRGTVASADGPLDYFVLAFAAVVGVATLAVLVRLVRTVRGERAGTATRSD; this is translated from the coding sequence ATGACGCTCCCGAACCGACTCCGGCACGGGTTCGACGCGATGGGTCCCTCGTGGCTCGCGGGGGCCATCGCGGCGGGGCCGGCGACGATGGCGAGTCTCCTCACCGCGGGCGCAGGGTACGGATACGCCCTCCTCTGGGTCGTGGTCCTCTCGGCACTGTTCGGCACGCTCACGCAGTACCTCGCGGCCCGACTCGGTCTCCTCACCGAACGCGGCATCGTCGGCGTCGTCGAGGACCACCTCGGCGACGCCTGGGCGTGGCTCCTCGTCCTCGACGTGGTGCTCGTCGCGGGCATCGCCCAGCTCGTCATCATGAAGGGTCTCGCGCAGGTGACGGCCGACCTGACGGGCGTCGACGTGGTTCCGGCGGGAATCGCGTGGGCCGTCCTCCTCGCGGTGGGTCTCGCGGGGGGCGGCTACCGGGCCGCCGAACTCGGCGCGAAACTCGTGGTGGGCGGCGTCGTCCTCGCATTCGTCGCCTCGCTGTTCGTCGTCCCCATCGACGCGGGCGGGGCGGCGGGCGGTCTGGTCCCCACGCTCCCCGCGGGGAGCGAACTCGTCGTCGCGGGCGTCCTCGGCGGTGCGGTCCACATCACGCTCATCACGATGCACTCCTACGCGATGCGCGCTCGCGGGTGGACCCGCAGGGACCACGACGCGGCCACGGCGGACGTCGTGGGGTCGATGGGCATCGCCTTCGGCCTCTACAGCGTCGCCATCTTCCTCGTCGCCGCCAGCGTGCTCTCGGACCCCGCAATCGGCCGACTCGGAGCGGCCCACGCCCTCGAACCCGTCGCGGGCCCGCTCGCGGAACGCCTGTTTCTGTTCGGCCTCCTCGGTGCCGCCGTCTCCACTCTCGGGGGCAACACCGTCGTCCCGCCCTCCCTGCTCGTGGACAAACTCGGCTGGGGGACGGACGTGGACGACCCCAAGTACCGGGGACTCGTCGCGACGACGGCCCTGCTCTCGGCGGCGGGCGTGTTCGTCGGCGGCGCGTTCTTTGGCCAACTGGTGTTCGTCCTCGCCCTCGGTCTCGTCGGGACGGTGTTCGCGCTGGCCGTCGTGCTCTCCCTCCTGAACGACCCCCGCGCCGTCCCCGAGACGAACGGCCCCCTGCTCAACGCGGCGGGCGGCCTCGTCTTCGCCGTCGTCACCGTCGTCGTCCTCGCGCAACTGCGCGGGACGGTGGCGAGCGCCGACGGCCCGCTGGACTACTTCGTCCTCGCGTTCGCCGCCGTCGTCGGGGTGGCGACGCTCGCTGTCCTCGTGCGACTCGTCAGGACCGTCCGGGGGGAGAGAGCGGGGACCGCAACCCGGAGCGACTGA
- a CDS encoding DUF1326 domain-containing protein: MATEWALAGDYVEACNCDVVCQCVWLEPPDGDVCTASLAWHVREGNFGDVDLGGLSVAMLIRSEEGVMFDPDVGWDVVLLVDERASDEQRSALEDIYLGRAGGVWGVVADTHFEETEVATAPFTFDRDGGEFSVEVGDAVTMGTEAKTGFNDEFGTIAPHPLTSSLEMHTGKSTEATASFGERFDWDVGGNNAFFCDFELANA; encoded by the coding sequence ATGGCGACAGAATGGGCCCTCGCGGGCGACTACGTCGAGGCGTGCAACTGCGACGTGGTCTGTCAGTGTGTTTGGCTCGAACCGCCCGACGGCGACGTGTGTACCGCGTCGCTGGCGTGGCACGTCAGGGAAGGGAACTTCGGCGACGTCGACCTCGGTGGGCTCTCGGTGGCGATGCTCATCCGGTCGGAGGAGGGAGTCATGTTCGACCCGGACGTCGGATGGGACGTCGTCCTGCTGGTGGACGAGCGGGCGAGCGACGAACAGCGGTCTGCGCTGGAGGACATCTACCTCGGCCGGGCCGGCGGTGTCTGGGGAGTGGTCGCCGACACGCACTTCGAGGAGACGGAGGTGGCGACGGCCCCGTTCACCTTCGACCGCGACGGCGGCGAGTTCTCCGTGGAGGTGGGCGACGCCGTGACGATGGGGACGGAGGCGAAGACGGGGTTCAACGACGAGTTCGGCACCATCGCCCCGCATCCCCTCACGTCGAGCCTCGAGATGCACACCGGAAAGTCGACGGAGGCGACGGCCTCGTTCGGCGAGCGCTTCGACTGGGACGTCGGCGGGAACAACGCGTTCTTCTGTGACTTCGAACTGGCGAACGCCTGA
- a CDS encoding 2,5-diamino-6-(ribosylamino)-4(3H)-pyrimidinone 5'-phosphate reductase, whose product MHVHANVAVSADGKLSHREREQVRISGDEDFARVDRLRGESDAVLVGVGTVLADDPSLVRFDADHRERVGKSGVPARVVADSRARTPPDAAILRGDAPTYVLVSEAAPDERVEALESAGATLVVAGEDRVDLRDAFAGLETEGIADLMVEGGGELLFSLFEVGLVDRLSEFVGPLVIGGRDAPTPADGEGFVDPERFPRLALDDVERLDEGVVLHWSVAP is encoded by the coding sequence ATGCACGTCCACGCCAACGTCGCCGTCAGTGCCGACGGGAAACTCTCGCACCGGGAGAGAGAACAGGTGCGCATCTCCGGCGACGAGGACTTCGCGCGCGTGGACCGCCTGCGAGGGGAGAGCGACGCCGTCCTCGTCGGCGTGGGGACCGTCCTCGCCGACGACCCCTCGCTCGTCCGGTTCGACGCGGACCACCGCGAACGGGTGGGCAAATCGGGCGTCCCCGCCCGGGTCGTCGCAGACTCGCGTGCGCGGACGCCACCCGACGCCGCAATCCTGCGGGGCGACGCGCCCACCTACGTCCTCGTGAGCGAGGCGGCCCCCGATGAGAGGGTGGAGGCCCTCGAATCGGCGGGCGCGACGCTGGTCGTCGCGGGCGAGGACCGGGTCGACCTCCGCGACGCCTTCGCGGGACTGGAGACCGAGGGAATCGCGGACCTGATGGTCGAGGGTGGTGGCGAACTGCTGTTCTCGCTGTTCGAGGTGGGTCTCGTCGACCGTCTCTCCGAGTTCGTCGGTCCGCTGGTCATCGGGGGACGGGACGCCCCCACGCCGGCCGACGGCGAGGGGTTCGTCGACCCGGAGCGGTTCCCCCGCCTCGCCCTCGACGACGTGGAGCGACTGGACGAGGGCGTCGTCCTCCACTGGTCGGTCGCACCGTAA
- a CDS encoding thiolase domain-containing protein, whose protein sequence is MTEAYVVGAGQSDFGTFPDESYRSLFATAFEAARDSVPKGMDTDDIDEAVVGTLGVGGRQLGLPGPAVTEHVGLEGVPCTRVENACAASGYAVRQGVQAIRSGMADVVLASGVEVMTDVSSEAVRYWLGVSGETEWERLSGTTFAGVYAQMASAHMAEYGTTKEHLSQVAVKNHANGAKNPHAQLRFECSLEDAMNAPTVADPLNLYHCCPTTDGAACVLLVSEDVVDEFTDTRIRVAGVGAASDAVGLFQRDTYTGVPASQRAASDAYDMAGVGPADLDFAEVHDCFAIAELMAYEDLGFCEPGEAGEFVASGATRPDGEIPVNTSGGLKSKGHPIGATGAGQVTEAFKQLSGEAGDRQLDGPRYGLTHNVGGSGGAAVVHVFEREEPRSSGGSSGRRPRDGEDGGESA, encoded by the coding sequence ATGACAGAGGCATACGTGGTCGGGGCGGGCCAGTCCGACTTCGGCACGTTCCCCGACGAGAGCTACCGGTCGCTGTTCGCGACGGCCTTCGAGGCCGCCCGCGACAGCGTCCCGAAGGGCATGGACACGGACGACATCGACGAGGCCGTCGTCGGAACGCTCGGCGTCGGCGGCCGCCAACTGGGCCTGCCCGGTCCCGCCGTCACCGAACACGTCGGTCTGGAGGGCGTCCCGTGTACGCGCGTCGAGAACGCCTGTGCCGCCTCGGGCTACGCGGTCCGGCAGGGCGTACAGGCCATCCGCTCGGGGATGGCCGACGTGGTCCTCGCCAGTGGCGTCGAGGTCATGACCGACGTGTCCAGCGAGGCGGTCCGCTACTGGCTCGGCGTCTCCGGCGAGACGGAGTGGGAACGTCTCTCCGGGACGACGTTCGCCGGGGTGTACGCCCAGATGGCCAGCGCGCACATGGCCGAGTACGGCACCACGAAGGAGCACCTCTCGCAGGTCGCGGTCAAGAACCACGCCAACGGGGCGAAGAACCCCCACGCACAGCTCCGCTTCGAGTGCTCGCTGGAGGACGCGATGAACGCCCCCACCGTCGCGGACCCACTCAACCTGTATCACTGCTGTCCGACGACCGACGGCGCGGCCTGCGTCCTCCTCGTGAGCGAGGACGTCGTCGACGAGTTCACCGACACCAGAATCCGCGTCGCGGGAGTCGGGGCGGCCTCCGACGCCGTCGGCCTGTTCCAGCGCGACACCTACACCGGGGTGCCCGCGAGCCAGCGCGCCGCGTCGGACGCCTACGACATGGCCGGTGTCGGCCCCGCGGACCTCGACTTCGCGGAGGTCCACGACTGCTTCGCCATCGCGGAGCTGATGGCCTACGAGGACCTCGGGTTCTGCGAACCGGGCGAGGCCGGCGAGTTCGTCGCCTCGGGCGCGACGCGACCGGACGGCGAGATTCCCGTCAACACCTCGGGCGGCCTGAAGAGCAAGGGCCACCCCATCGGCGCGACGGGCGCCGGACAGGTCACCGAGGCGTTCAAACAGCTCTCGGGCGAGGCGGGGGACAGACAGCTCGACGGTCCGAGATACGGCCTGACACACAACGTCGGCGGGTCGGGCGGGGCTGCAGTCGTCCACGTATTTGAACGCGAGGAACCACGTTCCTCGGGAGGGTCGAGCGGTCGTAGACCGCGAGACGGCGAGGACGGGGGTGAGAGCGCATGA
- a CDS encoding GNAT family N-acetyltransferase, with product MGRRRRGGDLTDEATPLAGFVTAQADRCPAVFDRPDRTVVGDIYVREPYRGSGLAETLVSRVADHAREAGCTELALGVDADNDRALAFYERLSFAPHRLRLTRPVGEL from the coding sequence GTGGGTCGCCGTCGACGGGGAGGGGACCTCACCGACGAGGCCACGCCCCTCGCGGGATTCGTCACGGCGCAGGCGGACCGCTGCCCGGCCGTCTTCGACCGCCCGGACCGGACGGTCGTGGGCGACATCTACGTCCGGGAACCGTACCGCGGGTCGGGCCTCGCGGAGACCCTCGTGAGTCGGGTCGCGGACCACGCCCGCGAGGCGGGGTGCACGGAACTCGCCCTCGGCGTGGACGCGGACAACGACCGGGCGCTCGCGTTCTACGAGCGGCTGAGCTTCGCGCCCCATCGCCTGCGACTGACCCGGCCCGTCGGGGAGTTGTGA
- a CDS encoding DUF7545 family protein, producing the protein MTTKDDTVEIHIDGPDGEDQVTLPARLLDMLAEGEESSAKVVGDLALMSCAQRIHATVHHAEGEVDDELQAVEDTTLDLFEERFGMTFGEATGHQH; encoded by the coding sequence ATGACGACGAAAGACGACACGGTCGAGATTCATATCGACGGACCGGACGGCGAGGACCAGGTCACGCTCCCCGCACGACTGCTCGACATGCTCGCGGAGGGCGAGGAGAGCAGCGCGAAGGTCGTCGGCGACCTCGCACTGATGTCCTGTGCCCAGCGCATCCACGCGACCGTCCATCACGCGGAGGGCGAGGTCGACGACGAACTGCAGGCCGTCGAGGACACCACGCTCGATCTCTTCGAGGAGCGCTTCGGCATGACCTTCGGCGAGGCGACGGGTCACCAGCACTGA
- a CDS encoding NAD(P)/FAD-dependent oxidoreductase — MTDDTPHRRLIVAGSGIAGLSAAIYAARSNNEPLVLEGTEPGGQLTLTTDVANYPGFTEGISGPELVQNMKEQATKFGAEVKHGVITRVARDESGLFHVELKNGDAYTADAFIAASGASARTLGVPGEDDLMGYGVSTCATCDGAFFRDEDMLVVGGGDAAMEEATFLTKFADTVYVAHRREEFRAEDYWIDRVQEKVDAGDIELLTNTELLEIHGSAEAGVDHVRLARNPTGHPSERLDDPETEQFDFEVGAVFLAIGHTPNTGYLAETGVELDDEGYIVTQGGRGGNQTATAVPGLFGAGDVVDFHYQQAATAGGMGVMAALDADDYLEDLERERGKRVASAESDD; from the coding sequence ATGACGGACGACACTCCCCACCGTCGGCTCATCGTCGCGGGATCCGGCATCGCCGGCCTCTCGGCGGCCATCTACGCCGCGCGCTCGAACAACGAACCGCTCGTGCTGGAGGGGACCGAACCCGGCGGGCAGTTGACGCTCACGACGGACGTGGCCAACTACCCCGGCTTCACGGAGGGTATCTCCGGCCCGGAACTCGTCCAGAACATGAAGGAGCAGGCGACGAAGTTCGGTGCCGAGGTGAAACACGGCGTCATCACCCGCGTCGCGCGCGACGAGAGCGGCCTGTTCCACGTCGAACTGAAGAACGGCGACGCCTACACGGCCGACGCGTTCATCGCCGCCTCGGGGGCCAGCGCGCGCACCCTCGGCGTCCCCGGCGAGGACGACCTGATGGGCTACGGCGTCTCCACCTGTGCCACCTGCGACGGCGCGTTCTTCCGCGACGAGGACATGCTGGTCGTCGGCGGGGGTGACGCCGCCATGGAGGAAGCCACCTTCCTCACGAAGTTCGCCGACACCGTCTACGTCGCCCACCGCCGCGAGGAGTTCCGCGCCGAGGACTACTGGATCGACCGCGTCCAGGAGAAGGTCGACGCGGGCGACATCGAACTCCTGACGAACACGGAACTGCTGGAGATTCACGGCTCGGCCGAGGCGGGCGTCGACCACGTCCGACTCGCCCGGAACCCGACGGGACACCCGAGCGAGAGACTCGACGACCCCGAGACCGAACAGTTCGACTTCGAGGTCGGTGCCGTCTTCCTCGCCATCGGCCACACGCCCAACACGGGCTATCTCGCCGAGACGGGCGTCGAACTCGACGACGAGGGTTACATCGTCACGCAGGGCGGACGCGGCGGGAACCAGACGGCCACGGCCGTCCCCGGCCTGTTCGGCGCGGGCGACGTGGTGGACTTCCACTACCAGCAGGCCGCCACCGCGGGCGGGATGGGCGTGATGGCCGCCCTCGATGCCGACGACTACCTGGAGGACCTCGAACGCGAACGCGGCAAGCGGGTCGCGTCGGCGGAGTCGGACGACTGA
- a CDS encoding zinc ribbon domain-containing protein — protein MTGLRISAVGAYAPERRVSSEEFAEAWGRFEASGVESVAVPAADEDTLTMAAAAGRNALDAADVDGEAVEWLAFASTTPPLAEEDLTPRLGSMLGVGEGARHHTFTGSTRAGTRALLAAPTDGTALVVVSDAPRGAPDSAEGQGAGAGAAAFLCTRDGTAEVTQANEHVSPYPGTRFRRTGDEEVTGLGVTSYDRQAFTETLAKAAAGVETDDADAVAVQSPDGKLPYRATGALGVEASVVAACETVSELGDTGAASVPLSLARALADGHRTVLAAAFGSGAGADALRVEADGEVPATLELDAGESVTYAEYLRLRGEITREGLDTGAAYVSVPTWRRSTPQRHRLVAGECPECGALAFPPEGACPGCTDLVEFDPVELPGEGTIEAVTTIGRGGAPPEFAAQQSRGGAFGVALVRFDREGESVSLPGQLVGEAEVGDTVRGVIRRIYTQEGVTRYGTKFAPQ, from the coding sequence ATGACTGGCCTGCGAATCAGCGCCGTCGGCGCGTACGCGCCCGAGCGCCGCGTGTCGAGCGAGGAGTTCGCCGAGGCGTGGGGTCGCTTCGAGGCCTCCGGCGTCGAGTCCGTGGCAGTCCCGGCCGCCGACGAGGACACCTTGACGATGGCCGCCGCCGCTGGCCGCAACGCCCTCGATGCGGCCGACGTCGACGGGGAGGCCGTCGAGTGGCTGGCGTTCGCCTCCACGACGCCGCCGCTGGCGGAGGAGGACCTCACGCCCCGCCTCGGGTCGATGCTCGGCGTCGGGGAGGGCGCACGCCACCACACGTTCACCGGGAGCACGCGCGCCGGGACGCGCGCCCTGCTCGCCGCACCGACCGACGGGACGGCGCTGGTCGTCGTCAGCGACGCCCCGAGAGGTGCGCCGGACAGCGCCGAGGGGCAGGGCGCGGGTGCCGGTGCCGCCGCGTTCCTCTGTACCCGCGACGGGACCGCGGAGGTCACGCAGGCGAACGAGCACGTCAGTCCGTACCCCGGCACGCGCTTCCGGCGGACCGGCGATGAGGAGGTGACGGGCCTCGGCGTCACCAGCTACGACCGGCAGGCGTTCACCGAGACGCTGGCGAAGGCCGCGGCCGGCGTCGAGACGGACGACGCTGACGCGGTGGCCGTCCAGTCGCCCGACGGGAAACTCCCCTACCGCGCGACGGGCGCGCTGGGCGTCGAAGCCTCGGTCGTCGCCGCCTGCGAGACGGTGAGCGAACTGGGCGACACGGGGGCGGCGAGCGTCCCCCTCTCGCTGGCGCGGGCGCTCGCAGACGGACACAGGACGGTCCTCGCCGCCGCCTTCGGGAGCGGTGCGGGCGCGGACGCCCTCCGAGTCGAGGCGGACGGCGAGGTGCCCGCGACGCTCGAACTGGACGCGGGCGAATCGGTGACCTACGCCGAGTACCTCCGCCTGCGCGGCGAGATTACCCGCGAGGGCCTCGACACCGGCGCGGCGTACGTCTCGGTGCCGACGTGGCGGCGCTCCACCCCACAGCGCCACCGCCTCGTCGCCGGAGAGTGCCCCGAGTGCGGCGCGCTCGCCTTCCCGCCGGAGGGTGCGTGTCCCGGCTGCACCGACCTCGTCGAGTTCGACCCGGTCGAGTTGCCCGGGGAGGGGACCATCGAGGCGGTGACGACCATCGGGCGCGGCGGCGCGCCCCCCGAGTTCGCGGCACAGCAGTCGAGAGGCGGCGCATTCGGCGTCGCCCTCGTCCGGTTCGACCGCGAGGGCGAGTCGGTGAGCCTCCCCGGCCAACTCGTCGGCGAGGCCGAGGTGGGCGACACGGTGCGGGGCGTGATTCGGCGCATCTACACGCAGGAGGGCGTGACGCGCTACGGGACGAAGTTCGCGCCGCAGTAG
- the rtcA gene encoding RNA 3'-terminal phosphate cyclase, with amino-acid sequence MLDLDGAAGGGQVVRTALVLSAATGEPVELANVRGARPNPGLRPQHLAAVEALAAVCDAEVTGASEGSETVRFDPGDLHGGEVEADIGTAGSVTLLFDALLPLAPVLSDPLTVVATGGTDVKWAPPLDYIRRVKLPLLTGVGLDAIVTPDRRGFYPAGGGRVTLSLAPSSLSPIDLTDRGDLRSVEVYSTASESLVESEVAGRQAQGAMAALDEMGVPCEVAAVEYAETRSTGSVVVLDAAYGGTRAGFDALGERGVPAEDVGRAAVEDFAAFHVGFGCVDGYMADQVLPFLAFAGGEVLVPEVTDHVATHLAVLDAFGCAVERTERDGQGVLLSVTDTLG; translated from the coding sequence ATGCTCGATCTCGACGGGGCCGCCGGCGGCGGGCAGGTGGTCAGGACCGCCCTCGTGCTCTCGGCCGCGACGGGCGAACCGGTCGAACTCGCGAACGTCCGGGGGGCGCGCCCGAACCCCGGCCTGCGACCGCAGCACCTCGCGGCCGTGGAGGCGCTCGCGGCAGTCTGTGACGCCGAGGTGACGGGCGCGAGCGAGGGGAGCGAGACGGTCAGGTTCGACCCGGGCGACCTCCACGGCGGGGAGGTCGAAGCCGACATCGGGACGGCCGGGAGCGTCACGCTCCTGTTCGACGCCCTGCTCCCCCTCGCGCCGGTCCTGTCCGACCCCCTGACTGTCGTCGCCACGGGCGGGACCGACGTGAAGTGGGCACCGCCGCTGGACTATATCCGGCGGGTGAAACTGCCCTTGCTCACGGGCGTCGGCCTCGACGCCATCGTCACCCCCGACCGACGCGGGTTCTACCCGGCGGGCGGCGGGCGGGTGACGCTCTCGCTCGCGCCGTCGTCGCTCTCCCCCATCGACCTCACCGACCGGGGGGACCTGCGCTCGGTCGAGGTGTACTCGACGGCGAGCGAGTCGCTCGTCGAGAGCGAGGTGGCGGGCCGGCAGGCACAGGGCGCGATGGCGGCGCTCGACGAGATGGGCGTCCCCTGCGAGGTGGCGGCCGTCGAGTACGCCGAGACGCGGTCGACGGGGTCGGTCGTCGTCCTCGACGCCGCGTACGGGGGGACCCGCGCCGGGTTCGACGCCCTCGGCGAACGTGGCGTCCCCGCCGAGGACGTGGGCCGGGCCGCCGTCGAGGACTTCGCCGCCTTCCACGTCGGGTTCGGGTGCGTGGACGGCTACATGGCCGACCAGGTGCTCCCCTTCCTCGCGTTCGCCGGCGGCGAGGTGCTCGTCCCGGAGGTGACGGACCACGTCGCGACCCACCTCGCCGTCCTCGACGCCTTCGGCTGTGCGGTCGAACGGACCGAGCGGGACGGACAGGGGGTCCTGCTGTCGGTCACCGATACGCTCGGGTAG
- a CDS encoding Single-stranded DNA binding protein, with protein sequence MDIEATAEELASDLGVDKEEVHDDLRKLVEYDVPMEEAVQSLRRKYGGGGGGGAAPTTKDVADITTDDASVTVTARVLTVGTRTIRYQGDDFTIYEGELADETGVIDYTAWNDFGLEPGDTVTAGNAGVREWDGRPELNLGDSTSVSKSEDPLHVPYEVGGERSLADLEPGDRGRTLEVRVVEVEERTIDGRDGETDILSGVLADETARLPFTDWNPRPEIEEGTSLRIEDVYIREFRGVPSVNLSEFSVVTPLDGDVEVSDSARRMGIGEAVTGGGAFDVELVGSLLDVRDGSGLIQRCPECNRVIQNGQCRSHGEVDGEDDLRVKAILDDGTGTVTVVLDRVLTEMVYEGTLEDALDHARDEMDKEVVADTIAERVVGDEYRVRGSLSVDEYGANLDATEFERVTEDPTDRARALLSEVSR encoded by the coding sequence ATGGACATCGAAGCCACTGCCGAGGAACTCGCCTCCGACCTCGGCGTCGACAAAGAGGAGGTTCACGACGACCTGCGGAAACTGGTCGAGTACGACGTCCCGATGGAGGAGGCGGTCCAGAGCCTCCGACGCAAGTACGGTGGCGGGGGCGGCGGCGGGGCCGCACCCACCACGAAGGACGTCGCCGACATCACCACCGACGACGCGAGCGTGACCGTCACCGCGCGCGTCCTCACCGTCGGCACCCGGACAATCCGGTATCAGGGCGACGACTTCACCATCTACGAGGGTGAACTCGCCGACGAGACGGGCGTCATCGACTACACCGCGTGGAACGACTTCGGTCTCGAACCGGGCGACACCGTCACCGCGGGCAACGCCGGCGTCCGCGAGTGGGACGGTCGTCCCGAACTCAACCTCGGGGACTCCACCAGCGTCTCGAAGAGCGAGGACCCGCTTCACGTCCCCTACGAGGTGGGCGGGGAGCGCTCACTCGCCGACCTCGAACCCGGCGACCGCGGGCGCACCCTCGAAGTCCGCGTCGTCGAAGTCGAGGAGCGGACCATCGACGGCCGCGACGGCGAGACGGACATCCTCTCGGGCGTGCTGGCCGACGAGACGGCCCGCCTGCCCTTTACCGACTGGAACCCGCGTCCGGAAATCGAGGAGGGGACCTCCCTCCGCATCGAGGACGTCTACATCCGGGAGTTCCGGGGGGTGCCCTCGGTGAACCTCTCAGAGTTCTCGGTCGTCACGCCTCTCGACGGCGACGTGGAGGTCAGCGACTCCGCCCGCCGGATGGGTATCGGCGAGGCCGTCACGGGCGGCGGGGCCTTCGACGTCGAACTCGTCGGGAGTCTCCTCGACGTGCGCGACGGCTCCGGCCTCATCCAGCGCTGCCCCGAGTGCAACCGCGTCATCCAGAACGGGCAGTGTCGCTCCCACGGCGAGGTCGACGGCGAGGACGACCTGCGCGTGAAGGCCATCCTCGACGACGGGACGGGCACCGTCACCGTCGTCCTCGACCGCGTCCTGACCGAGATGGTGTACGAGGGAACCCTCGAAGACGCCCTCGACCACGCGCGCGACGAGATGGACAAGGAAGTCGTCGCAGACACCATCGCCGAGAGGGTGGTGGGCGACGAGTACCGCGTCCGGGGGTCGCTCTCGGTCGACGAGTACGGCGCGAACCTCGACGCGACGGAGTTCGAGCGCGTCACCGAGGACCCGACCGACCGTGCGCGTGCGCTGCTCTCGGAGGTGTCCCGATGA